One part of the Carassius gibelio isolate Cgi1373 ecotype wild population from Czech Republic chromosome B6, carGib1.2-hapl.c, whole genome shotgun sequence genome encodes these proteins:
- the LOC127959230 gene encoding angiopoietin-related protein 3: MMLIFLLFWLCLSTTSAAPNLKIAPTEAPLLVTAPPAETRSRFAMLDDVRLLANGLLQLGQSLREFVHKTKSQINDIFQKLNIFDRSFYQLSVVTSEIKEEEEKLKETTVFLKANNEEIRNLSLEINSKINNILQERSQLQSKVGGLEEKLKGLSQTMMPLEQLQEIAALKDVIETQERTITDLLKSVKEQHEQLSYQKTKIKSLEDKMNYDSFQDTVEKPLDLNPETLDPFRYLTMNDTNGTAEINDFPADCSDVFKRGQRTSGIYPIKPNQSEPFYVYCEISTDDAATVIQRREDGSVDFDQPWEKYEYGFGKLEKEFWLGLAKIYSIAQQGQYILHIELEDWKEEKRFIDYTFTLEGPASGYVLHVAPLSGDLPDALSNHTGMKFSTKERDNDNHDDSNCARNYTGGWWFDACGDTNLNGRYAWMRSRTRHQRKKGIYWNPAKGSSYTLKSTKITIRPSTQFQ; the protein is encoded by the exons ATGATGTTGATTTTCCTGCTTTTTTGGCTATGCTTGTCAACAACAAGCGCAGCTCCCAATCTAAAGATAGCACCCACAGAGGCACCTCTTCTTGTCACCGCACCACCAGCTGAGACTAGATCCCGCTTTGCCATGTTAGATGACGTACGACTCCTTGCTAACGGTCTTCTCCAGCTCGGCCAGAGCCTCCGAGAGTTTGTGCACAAGACCAAGTCTCAGATCAACGACATCTTTCAAAAGCTCAACATCTTTGATCGCTCCTTCTACCAGCTCTCGGTGGTCACCAGTGAAAtcaaagaggaagaggagaagttGAAGGAGACGACCGTATTTTTGAAGGCCAATAATGAGGAGATCAGAAACTTGTCACTGGAGATCAACTCCAAAATCAACAACATCCTCCAAGAGCGAAGCCAGCTGCAGAGCAAGGTTGGTGGGCTGGAGGAGAAGCTGAAGGGCTTGTCTCAGACCATGATGCCCCTGGAGCAACTTCAAGAGATTGCTGCTTTGAAG GATGTGATTGAAACACAAGAAAGGACAATTACAGATCTGCTTAAATCTGTTAAAGAGCAACACGAGCAGCTCAGTTACCAGAAGACCAAAATTAAGAGTCTTGAGGATAAG atgaactATGACTCTTTTCAAGACACAGTGGAAAAACCTTTGGATTTAAATCCAGAAACACTTGATCCTTTTCGTTACTTAACAATGAACGACACCAATGGAACTGCAGAAATAAATG ACTTTCCAGCGGACTGCAGTGATGTGTTCAAAAGAGGGCAAAGGACCAGTGGAATTTACCCAATCAAACCTAATCAATCTGAGCCATTCTATGTTTACTGTGAGATAAGTACTG ATGATGCAGCCACAGTCATTCAGAGGAGGGAGGATGGTTCTGTTGATTTTGACCAGCCATGGGAAAAATATGAATATGGATTTGGCAAACTGGAAA AAGAGTTCTGGCTTGGCTTGGCGAAGATTTATTCTATTGCTCAACAAGGacaatacattttacacattGAACTGGAAGACTGGAAGGAGGAAAAGAGATTCATAGATTACACATTCACCCTGGAAGGTCCTGCATCTGGTTACGTTCTTCACGTGGCACCTCTGTCTGGAGATCTGCCTGATGCCTTGAGCAACCACACGGGCATGAAGTTCTCAACCAAGGAAAGAGACAACGATAATCATGACGACTCAAACTGCGCACGCAACTACACAG GAGGTTGGTGGTTTGATGCATGTGGGGACACCAACTTAAACGGGAGATATGCCTGGATGAGGTCAAGGACTCGGCACCAGCGCAAGAAAGGAATCTACTGGAACCCAGCCAAGGGAAGCTCCTATACCCTCAAATCCACAAAGATCACCATCAGACCATCAACCCAGTTTCAATAA